The Streptomyces sp. SS1-1 genome has a segment encoding these proteins:
- a CDS encoding bifunctional DNA primase/polymerase, whose product MTHDPRLALLRAALDAAERGWHVFPLRPGSKRPALHGEKSCTRTGECSGGHRKWEQRATTDPDRIRAAWSRAPFNVGIATGPSGLVVVDLDTPEHKGSSDAPDGAATFGALCERAAQAVPDTYRVRTTSGGTHLYFTAPAGVRIGSTAGTVAESVDTRGWGGYVVAAGSILPAGQYEALSAPKTAPVPSWLQSILQPAPKPAQAPSVAVAGQSRRYADVALANETRNVATAQHGSREAALFRAARALGRFVAWGDLPRHLVEQALQEVGEATGLSASECRSTLRSALNWSITHNSRSGATA is encoded by the coding sequence ATGACCCATGACCCCCGCTTAGCGCTGCTCCGTGCAGCGCTGGACGCCGCCGAACGTGGCTGGCACGTCTTCCCGCTGCGCCCTGGCAGCAAGCGGCCCGCCCTGCACGGTGAGAAGTCCTGCACCCGCACCGGCGAATGCTCCGGCGGACACCGCAAGTGGGAGCAGCGCGCCACCACCGACCCCGACCGCATCCGTGCCGCGTGGTCGCGGGCGCCGTTCAACGTCGGTATCGCGACCGGCCCGTCCGGGCTGGTCGTGGTGGACCTGGACACGCCAGAGCACAAAGGCAGTTCGGACGCGCCTGACGGCGCGGCAACCTTTGGAGCGCTCTGCGAGCGCGCCGCACAGGCCGTCCCCGACACCTACCGGGTGCGGACCACCAGCGGCGGAACCCACCTGTACTTCACCGCCCCGGCCGGCGTCCGCATCGGCTCCACAGCGGGCACCGTCGCCGAATCGGTGGACACCCGGGGGTGGGGCGGATACGTCGTCGCGGCGGGCAGCATCCTGCCCGCCGGACAGTACGAAGCCCTGAGCGCCCCTAAGACCGCCCCGGTGCCGTCGTGGCTCCAAAGCATCCTGCAACCCGCTCCCAAGCCCGCCCAGGCCCCGTCTGTGGCCGTAGCGGGGCAATCACGGCGATACGCGGACGTAGCACTCGCCAACGAGACACGGAACGTCGCCACCGCTCAACACGGCTCACGGGAAGCGGCGTTGTTCCGGGCCGCCCGCGCTCTCGGTCGCTTCGTCGCGTGGGGCGACCTCCCCCGACACCTGGTTGAACAGGCTCTTCAGGAGGTAGGCGAGGCGACCGGACTGTCCGCGTCCGAGTGCCGCTCCACCCTGCGCAGCGCCCTCAACTGGTCCATCACCCACAACAGCCGCAGCGGGGCGACGGCATGA
- a CDS encoding DUF3631 domain-containing protein translates to MTDRIDGAALLNEVEAFHRRFNVFPNEAAYVAVVLWDAHAHLLDCFESTPRLAFLSPEPGSGKSRALEIVETLVPNPMAAVDASAAALFRAVAGVDGKRPTILFDEIDTIFGPKAGENEQLRGFINAGHRRNRPMFRCVGDGANQTVQAFHSFAAVAVAGLGYLPDTIRDRSVNIRMRRRARNETIEPYRTRIHEKEGFALRDRLATWAEQVSERVMNVWPALPDGVTDRPADVWEPLLAIADAAGGDWPDRAREACIVLVTASKANDKGSLGVRLLTDLRDHVMVGIDRLPTVAILDRLNALDDAPWADLHGKPLDNRRLSRMLAEYMTADNEPITSRNIKAAGSVLKGYYAADLRDAWARYCPPPPESPLPPLPGTQNAA, encoded by the coding sequence ATGACCGACCGCATTGACGGCGCCGCGCTGCTCAACGAGGTGGAAGCCTTCCACCGCCGCTTCAACGTCTTCCCCAACGAGGCCGCCTACGTCGCCGTGGTCCTGTGGGACGCGCACGCTCACCTGCTCGACTGCTTCGAGTCCACCCCGCGCCTGGCGTTCCTGTCCCCGGAACCCGGGTCCGGGAAGTCGCGGGCGTTGGAGATCGTGGAAACCCTCGTGCCCAACCCCATGGCCGCTGTCGACGCCTCCGCCGCCGCGCTCTTCCGCGCCGTGGCCGGGGTCGACGGCAAACGGCCCACGATCCTCTTCGATGAGATCGACACCATCTTCGGCCCCAAGGCCGGGGAGAACGAACAGCTCCGGGGTTTCATCAACGCAGGCCACCGCCGCAACCGGCCGATGTTCCGATGCGTGGGAGACGGCGCCAACCAGACCGTGCAAGCGTTCCACTCCTTCGCCGCCGTCGCCGTGGCCGGGCTCGGCTACCTGCCCGACACCATCCGGGACCGCTCCGTCAACATCCGCATGCGCCGCCGGGCCCGCAACGAGACGATCGAGCCCTACCGCACCCGCATCCACGAAAAGGAAGGCTTCGCCCTGCGCGACCGGCTCGCCACCTGGGCCGAGCAGGTCAGCGAGCGCGTCATGAACGTGTGGCCGGCACTGCCCGACGGCGTCACGGACCGGCCCGCCGACGTATGGGAACCGCTGCTCGCGATCGCGGACGCCGCGGGCGGGGACTGGCCCGACCGGGCCCGCGAAGCCTGCATCGTCCTGGTCACCGCCTCCAAAGCCAACGACAAAGGCAGCCTCGGAGTCCGGCTGCTCACCGACCTGCGCGACCACGTGATGGTCGGCATCGACCGCCTGCCCACCGTCGCGATCCTGGACCGGCTCAACGCCCTGGACGACGCTCCGTGGGCGGACCTGCACGGCAAGCCGCTCGACAACCGGCGCCTGTCCCGGATGCTCGCCGAGTACATGACGGCCGACAACGAGCCGATCACCTCCCGCAACATCAAGGCCGCAGGGAGCGTCCTCAAGGGCTACTACGCCGCCGACCTCAGGGACGCGTGGGCCCGCTACTGCCCCCCACCCCCCGAAAGTCCGCTACCTCCGCTACCCGGCACCCAAAACGCCGCCTGA
- a CDS encoding helix-turn-helix domain-containing protein, with the protein MTTATPPSLQALKVPEVMTALRLSRSKVYDLIRSKELESFTAGRARRIPVESVRRYMQNRIEETD; encoded by the coding sequence ATGACCACCGCCACGCCCCCGAGCCTGCAGGCGCTCAAGGTGCCGGAAGTCATGACCGCCCTGCGCCTCAGCCGCAGCAAGGTCTACGACCTCATCCGCTCGAAAGAGCTCGAAAGTTTCACGGCCGGACGAGCCCGCCGCATCCCGGTCGAGTCCGTCCGCCGCTACATGCAGAACCGCATCGAGGAGACCGACTGA